Below is a window of bacterium DNA.
GACCACGTCGGCCCTGATCGTCCTCGCCCCCGACCACCCGGTGGTCGAGCGCAAGACCCGCGACCTCGTCTTCGACCTCAGGCAGATCCAGTCGGCCTGCTGCCAGTGCAGCTACTGCACCCTGGTCTGCCCGCGCGCGCTGCTGGGCCACACCTTCAAGCCCCACCTGGTCATGCGCTCCCTCGCCCTGGGCTTCGCCCCGCTCGGCGACGGGGTCAGCCACGCCGCCGCCTGCTGCGCCTGCGACCTCTGCGGCGTCTACTCCTGCCCGATGCTGCTGGCGGTGGGGCGCCTCAACCGGGAAGTGGCCGCGGGCATGAAGGAAAGAAACCTCGTCCCGCCGCCCCAGCCCCGGGAACCCCGGCCCCTCCCCCTGCGGGAGGCGAGCCTGATCCCCGTCGAGCGGCTGACCGCGAGACTGGGCCTGGGGGAATACGACCGCCCCCTCCCCCACGACGAAACCGCCTACCGGCCGCAATCGGTCACCCTGCCGCTGCGCCAGCATATCGGGCGCCCGGCTCGGCCCACGGTCAAGGAAGGAGACGCGGTCGAGGAAGGCGAATGCGTGGCCGACCTGCCCCCCGGGGAGATGGGGGCGCCGATCCACGCTTCCATCGCCGGGCGGGTGACCCGGGTCACCGACGCCGCCGTTACCATAGCCGCCTCAACTCGGAGAAAGGGATGAAACCCGCAATCGGATTTATCGAATTCAACAGCATCGCCGCCGGGATCTTCGCCACGGACGCCATGGCCAAGAAATCGGACGTGGATATCCTGGACTCGCGCTCGGTCTGCCCCGGCAAGTACGTCGTCCTGGTCGGAGGTCTGACCGGACCGGTGGACGAAGCCATGCAGGCCGGGCTGGAGGCGGGGGCGGACGCGGTCACCGACCACCTCTTTCTCCCCAACGTCCACCCGGCCGTGGTCCCCGCCATCCTCGCCGCCGTCCCCGTCGACGAACTCGACGCCCTGGGCGTGATCGAGACCTTCTCCATCCCCTCCTGCATCCTCGCCGCCGACTCGGCGGTCAAGGAAGCGGAGATCGAGCTGATCGAGATCCGCCTGGCCAACGGCCTGGGGGGGAAGAGCTTCGTTACCTTC
It encodes the following:
- a CDS encoding SLBB domain-containing protein, whose protein sequence is MNTPKKTKTKPDIGGRVRAAGVVGAGGAGFPTWKKLAARVETVIANGAECEPLLRNDRAVMRRHPERVVAGLEAAMTAVGARRGVIALKRHYREAAEALGAAVRGKRRLSLHFLPEVYPAGDEFVLVYEVTGRVIPAGGLPLQVGVVVNNVETLYNVSRAVEGIPVTGKHLTVTGAVAAPKTLHLPVGTSVGEAVALAGGSLTDPWVALEGGPMMGAVVEDPRRPITKTTSALIVLAPDHPVVERKTRDLVFDLRQIQSACCQCSYCTLVCPRALLGHTFKPHLVMRSLALGFAPLGDGVSHAAACCACDLCGVYSCPMLLAVGRLNREVAAGMKERNLVPPPQPREPRPLPLREASLIPVERLTARLGLGEYDRPLPHDETAYRPQSVTLPLRQHIGRPARPTVKEGDAVEEGECVADLPPGEMGAPIHASIAGRVTRVTDAAVTIAASTRRKG
- a CDS encoding BMC domain-containing protein, which gives rise to MKPAIGFIEFNSIAAGIFATDAMAKKSDVDILDSRSVCPGKYVVLVGGLTGPVDEAMQAGLEAGADAVTDHLFLPNVHPAVVPAILAAVPVDELDALGVIETFSIPSCILAADSAVKEAEIELIEIRLANGLGGKSFVTFTGEIHDVEAALKKGAGKAGEIGCLVRTSLVPRPHPVMKNFVL